A single region of the Nomia melanderi isolate GNS246 chromosome 12, iyNomMela1, whole genome shotgun sequence genome encodes:
- the LOC116433638 gene encoding uncharacterized protein LOC116433638, whose translation MLKRLLSKSGRRLLRAIKKLSTRSREAKKSQNLTSWHSAIPDLETASLSWSLPSLDSKSIDTLTTYVAENSEDCVSSCCYCDEYEENQRNENIENEMIV comes from the exons ATGCTGAAGAGATTGCTGAGCAAGTCCGGCCGCAGGCTGCTGCGG GCGATCAAGAAGCTGTCGACGAGGAGCCGGGAGGCGAAAAAGTCGCAGAACTTGACCTCTTGGCACTCGGCCATACCGGACCTCGAGACCGCCTCTCTGTCGTGGTCCCTGCCGTCCCTGGACTCGAAGAGCATCGACACGCTGACGACGTACGTCGCGGAGAACTCCGAGGACTGCGTCTCGTCGTGCTGCTACTGCGACGAGTACGAGGAGAACCAGAGGAACGAGAACATCGAGAACGAGATGATCGTGTAA
- the LOC116433643 gene encoding ribosome biogenesis protein BMS1 homolog, which translates to MANETEEKVSHKTHRERNAGRKAAKKKAKNEHVQELTDKQRNPKAFTFHSAIKAERRFRRKQDIETKKQHIPLVDRTPLEPPPILVAIVGPPKVGKSLVIQCLIKSYVRQPLTNILGPVTLVSGKKRRITFMECNNDINSMIDIAKVADLVLLLIDGSFGFEMEIFEFLNICQVHGMPRIMGVLTHLDLLKNAKQLKRTKKMLKQRFWTEVYAGAKLFYLSGLVHGEYLRTEVKNLARFISVMKFRPLTWRTTHPYILADRVEDLTPPETIRQNPKTDRTISLYGYVRGIPLNKETSVHIPGCGDLKIKDVSFLPDPCPLPEEIKKRALVEKERLIYAPFSGVGGIVYDKDAVYVELGGSHSHKEEDTGLVGALMDTQETLDQKLEHSELQLFSDAAPIKSGDVKEAFGDYMGETVIDNGRVRRKVLFPDSGDNEDDDGDDDEEEAEVKEEDENESSNEDKDDIKNEDEEAPNGKGVKRRKSSELEIKGRKKKKSLLNDSGSDDDDIDTTEQKFTDFTKLAPLDVSNDTEVYHSMSKESDIKIKNKITEALSLLDSHSSKKNKRSNSDSESFDELSDEDSRTGLERDEGEDMDESLQEDTDDENEEEDNEAAEDDEDDEDNQDDEDVEDELKWKTNLAEKAKNAFEDRQRANKNLMKLVYGVVDAKKLTIEKEDEGKKAENDDKEIGGIFRVIQEQEKRKVQERTLQNEEESVFFPGEPRDWLEEENKLLVINRFVTGKWKESEDAEELLKLDDLDDEDVYGDFEDLETGEKHEAEAPKEPNKDEVEEKKKLIEKKKKLKEQFDMEYDNTDSKTYYDELKLEVERQANLNRSEFEGVEDDVRVQLEGYRPGMYVRVEFDNVPCELITNLDPTYPLVIGGLLHGEENIGFVQTRIKKHRWYSKILKTKDPLILSIGWRRFQTLPIFSKLEDNMRSRMLKYTPEHVACMAHFWGPVTPQSTGVLAVQDVATRVPGFRIAATGSIVEMDKSTQIMKKLKLTGVPMKIYKKTAFIKDMFNSALEVAKFEGAKIKTVSGIRGQIKKAVSKPEGCFRATFEDKILLSDIVFCRTWYKIDVPKFYNPVTSLLLPPDEKGRWQGMKTTGQLKREKNVRVPANTDSMYLGVEREPKVFKPLSIPRSLQKALPYKDKPKIHPGKRKDNRVAVIREPKEEKVAKLMQMIKTNYAHKQKKLRQDMRKRLQAHQAKILAEQARKLDRQKEMKKHVFRELSKLEKKKKR; encoded by the exons atggcAAATGAAACGGAAGAGAAGGTAAGTCATAAGACTCACCGGGAACGCAATGCCGGCCGTAAAGCTGCGAAGAAGAAAGCGAAAAATGAACACGTTCAAGAGCTGACGGATAAACAGAGGAATCCGAAGGCGTTCACGTTTCATTCCGCGATTAAAGCTGAACGGCGATTCAGACGTAAACAGGATATAGAAACCAAGAAACAACACATACCGTTGGTGGATAGAACTCCTTTGGAGCCACCGCCAATTTTGGTTGCCATAGTTGGTCCCCCAAAGGTGGGAAAATCTTTGgtaattcaatgtttaatcaaGAGTTACGTGAGACAACCACTGACCAATATACTTGGTCCAGTTACCCTTGTTTCTggtaaaaagagaagaattactTTTATGGAATGTAACAATGACATCAACAGCATGATAGATATAGCTAAAGTAGCAGATTTGGTATTACTGCTGATAGATGGTTCATTTGGttttgaaatggaaatattcgaatttctgAATATATGTCAGGTTCATGGTATGCCTAGAATCATGGGAGTCTTGACCCATTTGGACTTACTAAAAAATGCAAAACAATTGAAAAGAACTAAGAAAATGTTGAAGCAAAGGTTTTGGACAGAGGTCTATGCTGGAGCAAAATTGTTTTACCTATCTGGTTTGGTTCATGGAGAATATTTGCGAACAGAGGTCAAGAACTTAGCCAGATTTATATCTGTGATGAAGTTTAGGCCTTTAACTTGGCGTACCACGCATCCTTACATTCTGGCAGACAGAGTGGAAGACTTGACACCTCCAGAAACGATTAGACAAAACCCAAAAACTGATAGAACCATAAGCTTGTACGG GTATGTAAGAGGAATTCCCCTGAACAAGGAAACCTCTGTACACATTCCCGGGTGCGGAGACCTGAAAATTAAAGATGTCAGCTTTCTGCCGGATCCCTGTCCTTTACCAGAGGAAATAAAAAAACGCGCATTAGTAGAGAAGGAACGTCTAATTTACGCACCGTTCTCCGGTGTTGGTGGAATAGTTTACGACAAGGATGCCGTCTACGTGGAGTTAGGCGGTAGTCACTCGCACAAAGAAGAAGACACAGGTCTAGTTGGAGCTCTGATGGACACTCAAGAAACTCTTGATCAAAAATTAGAGCACAGCGAGTTACAGCTGTTCAGCGACGCCGCTCCGATTAAGTCCGGCGACGTAAAAGAGGCTTTTGGCGATTACATGGGTGAAACTGTGATCGACAATGGCCGAGTCAGAAGAAAAGTCTTGTTCCCTGATTCGGGGGATAACGAGGATGACGACggagacgacgacgaagaagaagcagaagtaAAGGAAGAAGACGAGAATGAATCCAGCAACGAAGACAAAgatgatattaaaaatgaagatgAAGAGGCACCAAATGGAAAGGGCGTAAAGAGAAGAAAGAGCAGCGAGTTAGAAATTAAaggtagaaaaaagaaaaagagtttACTGAATGATTCAGGCTCGGACGACGATGATATTGACACAACGGAACAGAAGTTTACGGATTTCACTAAACTTGCGCCTTTGGACGTATCGAATGATACTGAGGTTTACCATTCGATGAGCAAGGAATCTGACATCAAAATCAAGAATAAGATTACAGAAGCGCTCAGTCTTCTAGATTCCCATTCaagcaagaaaaataaaagatcgaacaGCGACAGCGAGAGTTTCGACGAACTCAGCGATGAAGATTCACGGACTGGACTCGAGAGAGATGAAGGAGAAGACATGGACGAATCTTTACAGGAAGACACAGATGATGAAAATGAGGAAGAGGATAACGAAGCCGCGGAAGACGATGAAGACGATGAAGACAATCAAGACGATGAGGATGTCGAAGACGAATTAAAATGGAAAACGAATTTAGCTGAGAAAGCTAAGAATGCTTTCGAGGACCGTCAGCGAGCTAACAAGAACTTAATGAAGCTGGTGTACGGGGTGGTCGATGCGAAAAAGCTCACGATAGAAAAGGAAGATGAGGGAAAGAAAGCCGAGAACGATGACAAAGAGATTGGCGGTATTTTCCGCGTGATTCAAGAGCAAGAAAAGCGGAAAGTCCAGGAGCGAACGCTGCAGAACGAGGAGGAGAGCGTATTCTTTCCAGGAGAGCCACGGGATTGGTTAGAAGAGGAGAATAAGTTGCTCGTAATCAACCGTTTTGTGACAGGAAAGTGGAAGGAATCGGAAGATGCGGAGGAGCTGTTAAAATTAGACGACTTGGATGACGAAGACGTGTACGGAGATTTCGAAGACCTGGAAACAGGGGAGAAACACGAAGCGGAAGCGCCGAAGGAACCAAATAAGGACGAAgtggaggaaaagaaaaagcttatagagaagaagaagaaattgaaGGAGCAGTTCGACATGGAATACGACAACACCGACTCGAAGACGTATTACGACGAATTGAAGCTGGAGGTGGAACGACAGGCGAACCTGAACAGATCAGAGTTCGAGGGAGTCGAGGACGATGTTCGGGTTCAGTTGGAAGGTTATCGTCCAGGGATGTACGTCCGCGTCGAGTTCGATAATGTACCTTGCGAACTGATCACCAATTTAGACCCTACGTACCCGCTGGTTATTGGAGGACTTTTACATGGCGAGGAAAACATAGGATTCGTCCAGACAAGGATAAAGAAGCACCGATGGTACTCGAAGATTCTAAAAACTAAGGATCCCCTAATACTTTCCATTGGCTGGAGACGATTCCAAACTCTCCCAATTTTCTCCAAGCTGGAAGACAATATGAGGAGTAGAATGCTGAAGTACACGCCCGAACACGTTGCTTGTATGGCACATTTCTGGGGGCCTGTCACTCCGCAAAGCACGGGGGTTCTGGCTGTGCAAGATGTTGCGACCAGAGTGCCGGGATTCAGAATAGCGGCGACCGGTTCTATCGTTGAAATGGACAAGAGCACGCAAATTATGAAGAAGTTAAAGCTCACCGGTGTCCCCATGAAGATCTATAAGAAGACCGCGTTCATCAAGGACATGTTCAACAGTGCCCTCGAAGTGGCAAAGTTCGAGGGTGCCAAGATAAAAACTGTTTCCGGTATACGCGGTCAAATAAAAAAAGCTGTGTCGAAACCGGAGGGTTGTTTCCGTGCGACCTTCGAGGACAAAATACTTTTGAGCGACATCGTCTTTTGTCGCACTTGGTACAAAATCGACGTGCCAAAGTTTTATAACCCCGTCACCTCGCTTTTATTGCCACCCGATGAGAAAGGTCGCTGGCAGGGAATGAAAACAACTGGACAGCTCAAGAGGGAGAAGAATGTCCGCGTGCCAGCCAATACAGACTCTATGTACTTGGGCGTTGAGAGAGAACCAAAGGTGTTCAAGCCTTTGTCTATCCCTCGAAGCTTGCAGAAAGCACTCCCGTACAAAGATAAGCCAAAAATACACCCTGGAAAGCGCAAGGACAACAGGGTGGCGGTGATACGCGAGCCGAAGGAAGAGAAAGTAGCGAAGCTTATGCAAATGATCAAGACGAATTACGCGCACAAGCAAAAGAAATTGAGGCAAGATATGAGAAAGAGATTACAGGCTCACCAAGCTAAAATACTTGCAGAACAAGCAAGGAAACTGGACAGACAGAAGGAAATGAAGAAGCACGTGTTCCGGGAACTTAGTAAactggaaaagaagaagaaacgttAA
- the Hey gene encoding hairy/E(spl)-related with YRPW motif, which produces MWRVVVARSDENSTLLSSEIASGPVGSGHIPSLPGAPSGHHWGYPPPPHPSYQPQHPDMRHHHDMRPPHDLRHPTGPDPRVQEVARHDALRPDLRHPEMQRHQDLHRAEMQRHQDIRHQEMTGMRPDIAPEIRPGHEFTDLKIDVADMRSQEQPQQQQQQQQQQQQQQSSQQGQSHQQRNLKRAMSDSDCDDVFSEESGKEPCNSPGGDSCQHASRKRRRGMIEKKRRDRINASLGELRRLVPAAARDPHSGKLEKAEILQLTVEHLRTLRNKGPEGYDSTKLAMDYHAVGWGECAAEVGRYLVTMEGLDERDPLRLRLLSHLQSFHREHAPGPGPGHGPVASTVPPPTSLTSTSSTSSYEPASTVSAGMPAGAGSMPPLLGGGALGWSQYPGQYPQQQHGKPYRPWGAELAY; this is translated from the exons ATGTGGAGAGTAGTGGTAGCCCGCTCGGACGAGAACAGCACGTTGCTGTCCTCGGAGATCGCTTCCGGTCCCGTTGGTTCCGGTCACATTCCGAGCCTGCCCGGAGCTCCTTCCGGTCATCACTGGGGCTACCCGCCCCCGCCGCATCCGTCTTACCAGCCGCAGCATCCCGACATGCGTCATCACCACGACATGCGGCCGCCCCACGATCTCCGACATCCCACCGGCCCGGACCCCAGGGTGCAAGAAGTCGCGAGGCACGACGCGCTCAGGCCGGATCTCAGGCACCCTGAGATGCAGAGGCACCAGGACTTGCACAGAGCCGAGATGCAGAGGCACCAGGACATCAGGCATCAAGAGATGACGGGCATGAGGCCGGACATTGCTCCGGAGATCAGGCCGGGACACGAGTTCACCGATCTGAAGATCGACGTCGCGGATATGAGGAGTCAGGAACAAcctcaacaacagcaacagcagcagcaacagcagcagcagcagcagtcgTCGCAGCAAGGGCAAAGTCATCAGCAGAGGAACTTGAAGAGAGCCATGAGCGACTCCGACTGCGACGACGTCTTCTCGGAAGAGAGCGGCAAGGAACC TTGCAACTCGCCCGGAGGCGATTCCTGTCAGCACGCGTCGCGGAAGCGCAGGCGGGGGATGATCGAGAAGAAACGTCGCGACAGGATAAACGCGTCCCTCGGCGAGCTGCGGAGATTGGTACCCGCAGCGGCGAGAGACCCGCACAGCGGCAAACTGGAGAAGGCGGAAATCCTGCAGCTGACCGTCGAGCATCTACGAACGCTTCGGAACAAAG GACCGGAGGGGTACGACAGCACGAAGCTCGCCATGGACTACCACGCCGTCGGATGGGGCGAGTGCGCCGCAGAAGTGGGCCGGTACCTCGTCACCATGGAGGGTCTCGACGAGAGGGATCCCCTGAGATTGCGACTGCTCTCTCACCTGCAGAGCTTCCACCGGGAGCACGCACCGGGCCCGGGCCCCGGCCACGGCCCCGTGGCCTCCACCGTTCCCCCGCCGACGTCCCTGACGTCCACGTCGTCGACGAGCAGCTACGAGCCGGCCAGCACCGTTTCCGCGGGGATGCCGGCTGGAGCTGGCAGCATGCCGCCCCTTTTGGGCGGCGGAGCGCTCGGGTGGAGCCAGTACCCTGGACAGTATCCTCAGCAGCAGCACGGCAAACCGTACAGGCCTTGGGGGGCCGAGCTGGCCTATTGA
- the jbug gene encoding filamin-type immunoglobulin domains fbug isoform X3, which produces MPAPKMSVIGDSIRLVPAGSPALFELSALGFNSNEIDVQIITPSKRHLPARIEEEPGRPGEFRVEFTPTEVGSHLVEVSIAGQKLPAGPLVAKVYNSSLIQVTDVPSAVVGHACQFRVDASAAGEGQLEISINEGEVPNHVQVVGGGRCLVSFTPEIAKSHYIDIKFNGEAVKGCPFICNVSDTSRVTLSLNHLELIPVDQPASFHMGVDGSGSAELAVSVRGPNNELPVKVTGDIKSGFTAEFIPRDVGVHSISVEYNGHPVNGTPFLAKAFNADKVLIGPVARGSVGQPTHFTVDASQAGEGNLEITISARNQNIPTQVTPQGNARFSVSFVPFEACEHVINIAFNKRTVPGCPIVTRVGGDSHVTVSGQALSSAGLGRQSYLTVSNVAGSLEDLEVNVEGPNGQAVPAQVTDNKDTTCSVAFTPRVVGEHRISVSHRNVPVVGSPFSCKVYDVTAIKVKDAKHGVIGMPVTFLVETSQAGPGNLEVTVNGGRVPTSAQAQGPHTYAISFTPREPIVHTVDLRFNGEDVPGSPFSCQVSDTAKVVITEGLEKVSVNRLTTFTIEADASFGTPAVEVLSPTRESLPVHVKQSGHGCYTAGFTPKDVGDHSVEVKLSGSHVEGSPFLVKAYNADKVKVTDINSGVVGKPVFFSINASQAGAGNLEIIVAVNGKNVPNYVQSEGNAKFRVNFKPQEAAVHSLSVRFNGEPVPGSPFSCKVVGAGQAIIAGHNLKMGAVKQLMSFTVDPQAPSMNCDVIVTPPSGISLPITIEPIDGKYNISFVPTEVGRHNISVLVDTEHVKGSPFACNVYDVTKVHVSGLTEALLGQATTFTVDAAEAGEGTLELVVSTENNTVKAEVVACARGLYDVTFVPQTPSTHYVNISFNDDNVPGSPFKCPVVSTMLDGPSMIRVGNTAYMDLEMPGLEGPVSAEVTGPDGIIIPCTLTKLSSHLYRVEVRTRQVGTYSVIFSDGHKMISSQTLQAFDPGKVTIKEVSDVVCHRPGTIIVVASKDAGPGKLCVNVRAAGADVDSVVREAENGLYEIVFHPTRAAPHRVHMKYNEVHIAGSPLDVTVRSPTGGREVTATGLGLYQSCVGKVTSFTIETLGRPGKEFDVVISGPQGNAVPVRCYQHRDGNLLAEFTTNNIGTYKIDVLQGAKPVLGSPFFCQAFDVSKVKLQELGPMTVSVHDHIAFKIMKTDAGMADLDVTATSPLGQELPLQVTPLNDGAEMVEFSPSVPGTYMINIAYGGCPIPGSPLLCTVDAAGQARAKGEGLLSGHVDKAAHFIVTGTRSPPAVQVDGPDSVSKAIVEAGANPGTWNVSYVPSEVGVFDIRVVSAGQQLPGSPWHPKIIDTRNLRVIGGWPAVCDDIGRLKLHPSNKISFDTAEAGPGELSGKIGDQMLSFEMTSNNRLKLIPPQLNGGEHRLEILFNGVPFPGAPKLAIVQDLEPPIQDTSRVLLRGRGLTSAKCGEEVSFTIDGSQAGNGTPKVQLFSPTSELNVMLQHLGDSVYRASYIPLTPDPLLMTVSWNGRQLKGCPLQINVTSAADASRVICSGDGLKHGIVGQEIRSFIDTRRAGPGELTAHCVGPHKVAYCELYDHGDATFTLNVKPQEAGRHALTIKYAGEHVPGSPFTLRVSGAPDASKVRVYGPGIEHGVLATFQSRFICDTRGAGAGQLTVRVRGPKGAFRVEMQRETQKDRIILCRYDPTEPGDYRVEVRWAGVLVPGSPFPVKIVDTQDELLMLTQGGDNYSTGHHTIASWRGSQAML; this is translated from the exons ATGCCAGCCCCAAAAATGTCAGTGATCGGGGACTCTATAAGATTGGTTCCTGCTGGTAGTCCTGCATTATTCGAACTGTCCGCTCTTGGCTTTAATAGCAATGAGATTGACGTCCAAATAATCA CACCTTCTAAAAGGCATTTGCCGGCAAGGATAGAAGAAGAACCTGGACGTCCTGGAGAATTTCGTGTTGAATTTACTCCAACAGAAGTGGGCAGTCATCTCGTGGAAGTAAGCATCGCGGGACAAAAGCTACCGGCAGGACCTCTCGTTGCCAAGGTGTACAATAGCAGTTTAATCCAAGTTACTGATGTACCCAGCGCTGTGGTAGGACATGCCTGCCAATTTAGAG TCGATGCTAGTGCAGCTGGCGAAGGACAGCTTGAAATCTCCATAAACGAAGGAGAAGTACCTAATCATGTTCAGGTGGTGGGTGGTGGACGTTGTCTTGTCTCTTTCACTCCTGAAATTGCTAAATCACACTATATAGACATAAAATTCAATGGAGAAGCAGTGAAAGGATGCCCGTTTATTTGTAACGTATCCGACACGAGTAGAGTGACGCTAAGCTTGAATCATCTGGAATTAATTCCAGTCGATCAACCTGCCAGCTTCCACATGGGAGTTGACGGCAGTGGTAGCGCAGAACTCGCTGTTTCTGTAAGAG GGCCGAATAACGAATTACCCGTCAAAGTAACGGGTGATATTAAAAGTGGTTTCACTGCAGAATTTATTCCAAGAGACGTTGGTGTTCACTCGATTAGCGTCGAGTATAATGGACATCCTGTAAATGGCACACCATTTTTGGCCAAGGCATTCAATGCCGACAAAGTATTAATCGGCCCCGTAGCTAGAGGCAGTGTCGGTCAGCCAACACATTTTACTG TCGATGCAAGTCAAGCTGGCGaaggaaatttagaaattacaaTATCGGCTCGTAATCAAAATATTCCCACACAAGTGACACCACAAGGAAATGCTCGATTTTCGGTCAGTTTTGTACCATTTGAAGCGTGCGAACATGTAATTAATATAGCCTTCAATAAACGAACTGTGCCGGGCTGCCCGATAGTAACTCGGGTAGGTGGTGATAGTCACGTAACAGTGAGTGGGCAGGCATTAAGCAGTGCTGGATTAGGACGACAAAGCTATCTTACCGTTAGTAACGTCGCCGGTAGCTTAGAAGATTTAGAAGTGAACGTTGAAG GACCCAATGGACAGGCCGTACCAGCTCAAGTCACTGACAACAAAGACACAACGTGCAGCGTAGCGTTTACGCCAAGAGTAGTCGGGGAACATAGAATTTCAGTAAGCCATCGGAATGTTCCTGTGGTCGGCAGCCCGTTCAGCTGCAAAGTCTATGACGTAACTGCTATCAAAGTGAAGGATGCTAAACACGGTGTCATTGGAATGCCTGTAACATTCTTag TTGAAACTAGTCAAGCAGGACCAGGAAATTTAGAGGTGACTGTAAATGGTGGCCGTGTGCCTACATCTGCTCAAGCTCAAGGTCCGCACACGTACGCGATATCTTTCACGCCTCGAGAGCCTATCGTGCACACCGTGGATTTGCGGTTTAACGGGGAAGATGTACCTGGTAGTCCTTTTAGTTGTCAG GTCAGCGACACGGCGAAGGTAGTAATAACCGAAGGATTGGAGAAAGTATCCGTAAATCGCTTGACGACATTTACAATAGAAGCGGATGCTTCTTTCGGGACACCTGCTGTAGAAGTTCTTTCGCCTACTAGAGAGAGTTTACCGGTTCACGTGAAACAGAGTGGGCACGGCTGTTACACGGCGGGCTTTACTCCAAAAGATGTCG GTGACCATAGCGTCGAGGTGAAGTTGAGCGGTTCCCACGTGGAAGGTAGTCCATTTTTAGTAAAAGCTTATAACGCGGACAAGGTGAAGGTGACAGATATAAATAGCGGTGTTGTCGGAAAACCAGTTTTCTTCAGCA TTAACGCCAGTCAAGCAGGTGCTGGCAATCTCGAAATCATTGTCGCCGTGAACGGCAAAAATGTACCTAATTATGTACAAAGCGAAGGAAACGCGAAGTTCAGGGTTAATTTTAAGCCACAGGAAGCTGCTGTCCATAGTCTTAGCGTTCGTTTTAACGGGGAACCAGTTCCAG GCTCGCCGTTCAGCTGTAAAGTAGTTGGTGCAGGTCAAGCAATAATTGCTGGTCATAACTTAAAAATGGGAGCTGTGAAACAGTTGATGTCCTTCACGGTGGATCCTCAAGCTCCTTCGATGAACTGCGACGTGATAGTAACTCCGCCGTCAGGCATATCCCTTCCCATTACGATAGAGCCTATCGATGGAAAATACAACATTAGTTTCGTACCTACGGAGGTGGGCAGACATAACATCAGTGTGCTGGTGGACACCGAGCACGTGAAAGGATCTCCGTTTGCCTGTAATGTTTACGATGTCACCAAG GTTCATGTTTCGGGTCTTACGGAAGCGTTATTGGGCCAGGCAACTACATTTACAGTAGATGCCGCAGAAGCTGGCGAAGGAACGTTAGAGCTAGTTGTCAGTACCGAGAATAATACCGTTAAAGCTGAGGTGGTTGCTTGCGCTCGTGGACTGTACGACGTTACATTCGTTCCACAAACTCCTAGTACTCATTACGTAAACATCAGTTTCAACGATGACAATGTACCAG GAAGTCCATTTAAGTGTCCAGTGGTTAGTACTATGTTGGATGGGCCATCCATGATTCGAGTTGGTAATACAGCGTACATGGACTTGGAAATGCCAGGGTTGGAAGGCCCTGTATCTGCTGAAGTTACAG GTCCCGACGGTATAATTATTCCATGCACATTAACGAAATTATCGTCCCATTTGTACCGAGTCGAAGTCCGAACGCGACAGGTTGGAACGTACAGTGTCATTTTCAGTGACGGTCACAAGATGATCAGTTCTCAAACGCTTCAGGCCTTCGATCCTGGGAAAGTAACGATCAAAGAAGTGTCAGACGTAGTTTGCCATCGACCTGGAACTATCATAG TGGTTGCGTCAAAAGATGCTGGACCAGGAAAATTGTGTGTGAATGTACGCGCCGCAGGTGCCGACGTTGACAGCGTAGTCAGAGAAGCAGAAAATGGTCTTTACGAAATAGTGTTCCATCCAACCCGAGCCGCTCCTCACAGAGTTCACATGAAATACAATGAAGTTCACATTGCAG GAAGCCCACTGGATGTAACAGTTCGAAGCCCTACCGGAGGACGGGAAGTGACTGCAACGGGATTGGGGTTGTACCAATCGTGCGTTGGTAAAGTGACTTCATTCACAATCGAAACATTAGGTCGTCCAGGAAAGGAATTCGATGTTGTCATCAGTGGACCACAGGGCAATGCAGTTCCAGTTCGGTGTTATCAGCATCGCGATGGAAATTTACTCGCTGAATTTACTACGAACAATATTG GAACGTACAAGATCGACGTTTTACAAGGTGCCAAGCCAGTTTTAGGTTCTCCCTTTTTCTGTCAAGCTTTCgatgtttccaaagtgaaattgCAAGAATTAGGTCCCATGACCGTGTCCGTACACGATCACATTGCATTTAAGA TAATGAAGACAGATGCTGGAATGGCAGATTTGGACGTGACTGCGACAAGTCCTCTAGGTCAAGAGCTTCCATTGCAGGTTACTCCTCTGAACGATGGTGCGGAAATGGTGGAATTTTCACCAAGTGTTCCTGGCACTTACATGATTAACATTGCGTACG GAGGATGTCCCATACCTGGTAGTCCACTGTTATGCACAGTTGATGCTGCGGGACAGGCTCGCGCGAAAGGAGAAGGTTTATTAAGCGGACACGTGGACAAGGCAGCGCATTTTATTGTAACTGGTACAAGAAGCCCTCCGGCAGTTCAG GTGGATGGTCCAGATAGCGTTTCGAAAGCGATCGTCGAAGCAGGAGCTAATCCAGGTACGTGGAACGTATCTTACGTTCCGTCCGAAGTCGGAGTGTTCGACATTCGAGTTGTTTCTGCCGGACAACAGCTCCCTGGATCTCCTTGGCACCCAAAAATCATCGACACACGAAATCTTCGCGTAATAG GTGGTTGGCCAGCTGTGTGCGACGACATTGGACGCCTGAAATTACATCCGTCGAATAAAATTAGTTTCGACACCGCCGAAGCCGGACCGGGTGAACTTTCTGGGAAAATAGGGGATCAAATGTTATCTTTCGAGATGACTTCGAACAATAGACTGAAGCTTATTCCACCGCAATTGAACGGCGGGGAGCAtcgtttagaaatattatttaacggaGTACCATTTCCAGGGGCACCAAAATTAGCTATAGTTCAAGATTTAGAG CCACCAATACAGGACACGAGTCGCGTATTATTAAGAGGAAGGGGGCTGACGTCAGCGAAGTGCGGCGAAGAAGTTAGTTTCACGATAGACGGTTCTCAAGCCGGTAACGGAACGCCGAAGGTTCAGCTCTTCTCACCGACCAGCGAACTGAACGTTATGCTGCAACATTTAG GGGACTCTGTTTATCGGGCAAGTTATATACCTCTGACCCCCGACCCTCTATTAATGACTGTATCGTGGAACGGGAGACAACTAAAAGGGTGTCCCTTGCAAATCAACGTAACGAGTGCGGCTGATGCATCTCGGGTCATATGCTCCGGAGACGGATTGAAACACGGCATAGTCGGTCAGGAGATCCGAAGCTTCATCGATACAAGACGAGCAGGACCAG GCGAATTAACGGCACATTGCGTTGGTCCACACAAAGTGGCTTACTGTGAATTGTACGACCACGGTGACGCCACTTTTACATTAAATGTGAAACCTCAAGAGGCTGGGCGACACGCGTTGACGATCAAGTATGCTGGAGAACATGTTCCAGGTTCGCCTTTCACGTTACGCGTTTCCGGTGCTCCAGATGCGTCGAAG GTGCGAGTATACGGGCCGGGAATCGAACACGGAGTGCTAGCAACATTCCAGTCGCGTTTCATTTGCGACACTCGCGGTGCTGGCGCTGGCCAACTTACGGTACGAGTCCGTGGACCAAAAGGGGCGTTTAGAGTGGAAATGCAGAGAGAAACGCAAAAGGATCGCATAATACTTTGCCGATACGATCCCACGGAACCGGGCGACTATAGAGTTGAAGTTCGTTGGGCAGGTGTATTGGTCCCGGGTTCTCCGTTCCCAGTTAAGATTGTGGATACGCAAGACGAACTGTTGATGCTAACACAG GGTGGAGACAATTATTCAACAGGACACCATACGATCGCGTCATGGCGTGGATCGCAAGCTATGCTGTAA